From the genome of Haloarcula taiwanensis:
ATAATCTTCGCCGACGGCCAGGCCCCGTCGAGTTCTGGGAGCGTGATAATCATCCAGTTGTCGGCGACGGCGAGTGCGTACGGGACCGGCGTGACACGAACAGTCGTTTCCTCGAACCGAGTTATATCGAGCGAGACGGACTCCGTGTCGAGCATCTCGTCGATTACAGCACAGCTGACCACGAGCCGCGACTCGGCGTTGTCCGGCATCGCCGCCTCGTACTCGGGGTGGTAGACGGGCGAGATGACATCGCAGTGAGGGACGCTCTCGACGCGGGACACGACTTCCCGGACCGGTCGGTTGATATCGGTTTGCGTGCCACGGATGACCGTGTAGTCACCAACTTCAGGCAGGCGACACCGGAACGGCTGTGGTAGCACTGACGTGTCATGAGCCTCCCAGTACTGGAGGTCGAGAGCGAGGAGTTCCTCAAGCCGTTGCTGGCGGTGAATCGTATCTGCGACGAGGCGGCCGGTACCGGTGAGTCGCCAGCCGTCGTCCGTTGAGGTGACTATGCCGCGGCCTTCGAGGTTCGAGAGCGCGTCGTAAATCGCTGATTCGCTTGCAGTAACTGCTGACAGCAGTTCGTTGGTGGCCTTGGCCCCGGGACACAGCGCGCCGATGATGTCCGTCCGGACAGACGACGTTCGGACGTACTGAATTAGCGATTCTACGCCCATACTGTCCCCATGTTCTGTAGCTCATAGTTTTCGCACATATCAGTTTCCATTTGTAACGGAATTCTCTTCGAATAGGACACTATTCTCTCGGGCATGGGATATTATTGCAGCCAATGTGTCCATCTTTTTTATCGCTCACGACGCAGAGACTGTTGCTGTCCACGTAAGACCACGTCCCCGCTGAACGCAATGGAGCACGTTGGTCTTGTGGAGTTGCCACGTTCGGGCCGGGCGATGTCGTGCCTCTGACATATATCGCCAGCCCGAAGGGTCATGCAATCACCGTGGGTTGCCCGCCCACGGTGCTCATTGTCTCCGCTGTCGCCTCGTCCAGGCAGGTATTTACTACGGACTACTCTCTCTTGGCTCCGTATCGACTGTCCGCAGTCTGGCAGTCACCGTGAAAACCAGCCTCGGCCGATAGTAATGGGTCAGTTCTCGGGCGGTTCGTCTGTCCCGATCCGAATCTCGTAGGCCTCGATATCTTCGAAGGCAGCGACCTGCCCACCGACTTCGACCGGCCCGTCAGCCGTTTCAACGACCAGCGTCGCGACCTCGCGGTTCGAACTGAACGACGCCTGGTCAACTTTGCCTTCAACGACCCGGTGGTCGCCTGTCTCGACATCCCGGCCCTCGATAGTCGCGTAGAACTCCCCGTCCAGCGTCACCAGATCGGAGATACAGCGCCTGATCGTCCCGTAGCGGCGCGGGAACGGCAGCCCGTCTCCGTCGCTGGCGATCGTTTCAGCGGTCGTCCACAGCACCGTGTTGAGGAACCCGGAGACCAGGAACCCGAGTTCCGACCGATTGAAGATGACGCCGTATCGGTCCGTGTCACCGCGGACGCTCTCACGGGTCGCGTACATCGAGTAGTTCCCATCGGCGACGGCGACGACCGGTGTCGTGATACCGCGGCGGGCCTTCACCGTGGTCGCGATGGACTCGTAATCGAACCGCGCTGGGTCGGGCGCGTCCACACCCGGTGAAATGAGAATTTCAATAGCGATGCCGGACTGCTTCCGGGCCGCGAGTCTGTCTTCGAACCGCTCCAGCAGGGCCGGGGTCAGAGACAGCGTCAGTTCGTACTCGGCCGTCTCGATGATATCTTCGAGGTACCGGAGTATCGTCGGCCGAGATTTGACGAGTGAGACGGCTTCGGGCTCCCGTGCAGGAGCCGTATAGCGCGAAGAGAGGTCGTCGACGAGATCATCGAGTGAGTCCTGTATCCCCTCGAAGGCTTCCCGCGGGTCGATAGCCAGAACTTTCATCGGCCGGGACTCCTTGAGTTCGACCAGCCCGACGTCGCTGAGGCTCCGGACCGTATCGTACACTCGCGGCTGTGGAATGTCCGTGTTCTCCGATATCTCCGACGCTGTCAGCTCACCGTGTTGTAACACGGCCAGGTAGGCTGAAATCTCGTACTCGCCGAGATTGAACCGCGCAATTACCTGTTCGAGCGATGCTTCCAAGTCGTCACTAGACATAGTGGGGCGTTTGCGAGTCGAGTACTAAGAACTTCGGCACTCTCTTCAGCAGACAGTTTCAGGACCAGGCGCGTGCCTCTCCGCTATCGTTCGCTGTCCCATCACAGCGACCCGCTACCCTGTAGACTCGATTGTTCGAGTCGCCACGGCGAAAAATGTGCGCTGTCGGTGTGGTTTAGTAGGCGTTGGAGATCTGAGAGACGACATCTGCGGGCGCAGCACCGGAGTTCAGTGATGAGATAGCGGATTCGAGCGAGGACTTGACTGCCGGCGGTGCGGCCAGGCCGTGTGCCACAGACGGCGGCTGAGCATCGCTGTTCTGGAAGTCTGCTATCTGATCCTTGGAGAAGTCGTTGAACGGGTCGGTGTTCACGTCAGTTCGCGGCGGAATCGACCCCTTCTTCGGGTTGAAGATCTCCTGTGCCTCGGCCGTGCCGACGAACCGGCACCACAGCGTAGTCGCTTCCGGCGACGGGTTGTTGACCGGATACGGGAACGAGTCCATGTTGAGTGCGTAGTAACCGTCGGTACCCGGGAACGTCACGTGGTCCCACTCCTCGCCGTACGCGAGGTCGTTCGTAATGTACGTTCCGGCCGCCCAGTCTCCCTGGTGGAGGAACGCCGCTTCGCCGTTGATGACCTGGTTGTTGGCCTCGGTCCAGGAAATCGAACCGGCGTCGCTCGGGATGTAGTCGAGATAGGACTGTGTGGTCTCGACTGCCGACTCCAGAGCGTCGCTGTTGGCGTCGACCTCACCGTCGACGAAGATAGCGCTGTAGGTCTCGGCGTCCGTTTCGCCGAGGAGAACAGTCGCAAACATCTGGAAGCTGGACCACGGCGCACCGGTCTGGTGTGCCATTCCGGTGTAGCCAGCATCGCTGACCGTTGCCAGCGCGTCGACGAGGTCAGACGGCGTTTCGAGGGCTGTCGGGTCGACCCCGGCGTCCTCGACGACCTCGACGTTGTAGAAGAGGTTGTTGATCCGGTGGATGTTGAGCGGGACCGTCACGTAGTTCCCTGCGGGCTGGGCCGCGTCCTTGACACCCTGGAGATATGCGTCCTCCATGCTGTTCTCTGACCACACGGAGTCGCCGATGTCCTTCAGCAGGTTCGCATCGGTGAAGGGGAGCAGATTGTTTCCGGGCCAGGACTGCCACGTACTCGGATGGTTGCCGTTCTGCACCCGTGTCCGGATGTTCGCCTGCAGGTTGTCACCCGCACCACCGGCGATGAGGTTCTCGTCGAACGGAACGTCGGGGTGTTGCTCCTTGAAGGCGTCCATAACGGACTGAATCGCTTCGAGTCCGTCGCCTTCGCCCCACCAGTGGGCGACTTCGAGCGTCCCATACTGTGGCCCGCTGTCGGTACTGTCCTCACCGCTGCTGCCGTCGCCACTGGTACCGTCGCCGCCGTCACCGCTGCTGCCGTCGCCGCTGCTGCCATCACCACCGTCACTCCCACCGCAGCCAGCCAGCGAGGCCGCACCTGCTGCGCCAGCAATCCGAAGAGCGTTACGCCGCGTCAACCGTTTATTTGAGTTGTCGTCAGTCATGGTTGCACCAATACCTCATAATTCCTTATTGAAGATTCGCACTTAATACTTCTGTATAGCAAAAGTCACCATTTGACATTCGTATCGATCCCGGTAAATCATCTATATCCCACGATTTCTCGGGTTTGAGCGGGCGAACAAATTAATCGTATGTGAGTAAATACCTCACTATCTTACATCTGTGAGATTACATTTACCCGACATATCCGCTTTGAGATGAGGTCTATCCGGGTATATTGGGACAAAAAAGCTCGGGCGCGGTTCGGCCCGGGGACTTACAGCGAATCGAACTCGACGACTGCTTTTATCTGGTCGTCCCCGTCTGTGAAGGCCGCCTCGACGTGCTCCGGGTCGGTAACCGTCGTGACCAGATCGTCGAGCAGCCATTCCGGAAGGTCCTGTAAGGTCTCGACGGCGTCCTCGAAGTGCGAGACGTGTGAGTTGACAGTCCCGATGAGACACTTGTTGTGCAGGACAATCTCGTTGTGGAGCGAGCCGCCATCGACTTCAAATTCCCACGGCTCCGGGATGCCGAGCAACACGCCGACCCCGTTCTGGTCGAGCGCCTTGACCGTCTGGAACGCGTGCGGGGCGAACCCGGTTGCCTCGTAGACGTAGTCCATCGCCTCGTAGGTCTCCGGGAGTTCATCCACCGGCGTCTCACGGGAATCGACGTACGTGCTGCCTATCTCGTCGATGATGTCGACCGTCGGGTCGGGCCGGTCGCGCCGACCGACACAGTACGTCCGGTCGTACTCCTGTTCAAGCATCCACAGCGTCAACAGTCCGAGCGAACCGTTCCCCAGCACGCAGGCCGACTCCGGCCGCCAATCGAATGGCTCCCGCGTGGCGTAGGCGTGCTCGTTTGCCTTCTCGGTAATCGAGAGCGGCTCGACGAGAAAGCCGTAGTCCGCGACCGCTTCCGGGACGGGGACGAGGAAATCTGCCGGCGAGGTGAAATACTCGGCCATGAAGCCGTGGTCGCCGACGATGCCACGTTCCGTGTACTCGCCGTCCGGAGCCATGTCGGGTTCCCCCCGACGGAAATACTCGTTCGTTTCGCCGTTCGGTTTCCGCCGGACAGTCGGCGCGACGACCTGCCCCGCCTCGAGCCCCGTGCCATTGGGCTCTTCGACGACGCCGACCGCCTCGTGTCCGAGAACCATGTGGTCCGCCCCGTCGGGGAACCCGCCGTGGGACCCGTTCAGGACTTCGTGGTCTGTGCCGTCAACACCAACGCGGAGTGTCCGGACGAGTGCCTCGCCCGGGTCAGGCGACGGTCGCTCCCGCTCTAGGAGCTGTGGGCCGTCGTCGTCCCGCGTAACACCAATCACTTTCATGCCAGGCAGAGAGTGAGAACACTGGGGATTAAGTCTTTCTTCAGGTCTCTGTCTCGCTGACGCTGACAGCCGCGCCAGTTTCGCTGGAGCGGTAGATTCCGTCCATCACGCGCTGGACTCGCAGCGCCTGCTCGACGGTGTTTACCGACGGTGGCGACCCGTTCCGAACCGCAGAGACGAACCGTTCCTGCTCCGTTCGCTGTGGGTCCGACCGCTGTGTCTCGACATCGGTCGTCCGATGGTGCATCCGGCCGGTGTCGGCCGTCTCAAACAGTGTCAGCGACTGGTCCGCGAGGTCGAGTTTTGCGCCCGCGTCAGTTCCGCGGACGTAGTACTCCTGACTGTCCGGCCGGTTCGCCGCCCACGCCACCTCCAGGGATATCGTCGTGCCGTCATCACAGCGGATGAACGCACTCGCGGAATCGTCCACGCTGAACTCGGCTGCACCGTGGTCCGCGCCCCACATCTCGACGTACGCGTACTCCTCGTCGACGCCGAACTGGGCGCGGGTGTCACCCGACACTTCCACGACGGCTGGATGACCGGCAACGTGCAGCGACAGGTCGATAGCGTGGGCTCCAATGTCGATGAGTGAGCCGCCGCCGGCCACGTCGTTGCGCGTGAACCATGACCCTCGTCCTGGGACGCCGCGACGCCTGATGTAGTTCGCCTCGATATGAGACACATCGCCTATGTCGCCCGCGTCGCGGTAGCCCACGAGCGTCTGAACCGGGTCGGCAAATCGGTTGTGGAAGCCGACCATACAGAACCCGTCTGCCGCTTTGGCGGCCGCGGCGATCCGCTCGGCGCTTTCGAGCGTGTGTGCAAGTGGTTTCTCGACGAGCACGTCCAAGCCCGCCTCAAGCGCCGCTACGACGTACTGCTCGTGGTATCTGTTCGGCGTCGTCACCAGCGCGGCATCGACGGACCCGAACATCGCCGACGCCTCCTCGTACACTGCCGCGTCGTACGTCTCGGCGAACCGGCGGCGCGCATCGGCATCGACGTCGACGCCCGCCGTTATCGAGACCGGTTGGTCGAGCTGACGGAGGTTCGTACAGTGGATATCCGCGATGTTCCCCAGTCCGATGATGCCTATGCGAACGGTCTCAGTCATGATTTTCGAAGAGTGCGGCCGGAAGCGGATTAATACAACTGCTGTTCACGCTCTTCGCGTTCCTCCTCCTGTTTCTGCTTGGCCTTCTCTCGCCGCCGGCCGCGCCGATACTGGATGATGCCGGGGACGATTTTGTTCTTCAGGTCGAGGACAAACGACACGATACCGTAGGCCCAGAAGAAAAACAGTACGAGCATCCCGCTCCAGTACAGCATCGCGAGGTGGCTGCTCATATCAGTCGTCTGATTCTACTTCGCTACTTGATGCAGTGCTTTCGGCCTCGTACGGAATGAGGTCGTGGACAATCGCCTCGCCGGTGGCCGAGTCGAACAGGTGGACGTTCCGTCGGTCGATGACGACCCCGATCTCATCGTCTTCTTCGAGATCAGAGTCGGGGTCGATGCTCATCAGTAGCTGGTCGTTCGTCGCCAGTTCCTGCGACATCGACGTTTCGCCGTCGCCCAGCAGCAGGTAGGCGAATATCTCGTCGCCCATGGGTTCGAGAATGTCGGTCCTCGCGGTAATCATTCCCGATGGGTCAGGGACCTCCGACTTGAGGTCGCCCGGATAGATGTCCTCTGGGCGGATACCCAGCGTCACGTCGTCACCAACTCCGACACCTTCGATGGACGATGGGTTGAACGCAAGCGAGAAGTTCGGCGTCTCCAGGGCGTCCTCCGTGACCGTCCCCTCGACGAAGTTCATCGACGGCGAGCCGATGAAACCGGCGACAAAGAGGTTGTCCGGCTCGTTGTAACAGGTCAGTGGCGGGTCGATCTGCTGGAGCTGCCCCGAATCGAGGACGGCGATACGGTCGGACAGCGTCATCGCCTCCTCCTGATCGTGGGTCACGTAGATGATGGTCGTGTCCAGCTCCTTGTGCAGGCGCTGGAGTTCCGTCCGCATGTGGACCTTGAGCTTCGCGTCAAGGTTTGCCAGCGGCTCGTCCATCAGGAACACGTCGGGCTCGCGCACGATGGCGCGGGCGATAGCGACGCGCTGACGCTGTCCGCCGGACATCTCCTCGGGCATCCGGTTGAGCATCCCCTCTAGCTGGACGATATCCGCGGCCCGCTCGACCCGGCGGTCAATCTCGTCCTGTGGGTA
Proteins encoded in this window:
- a CDS encoding ArsR family transcriptional regulator; translation: MSSDDLEASLEQVIARFNLGEYEISAYLAVLQHGELTASEISENTDIPQPRVYDTVRSLSDVGLVELKESRPMKVLAIDPREAFEGIQDSLDDLVDDLSSRYTAPAREPEAVSLVKSRPTILRYLEDIIETAEYELTLSLTPALLERFEDRLAARKQSGIAIEILISPGVDAPDPARFDYESIATTVKARRGITTPVVAVADGNYSMYATRESVRGDTDRYGVIFNRSELGFLVSGFLNTVLWTTAETIASDGDGLPFPRRYGTIRRCISDLVTLDGEFYATIEGRDVETGDHRVVEGKVDQASFSSNREVATLVVETADGPVEVGGQVAAFEDIEAYEIRIGTDEPPEN
- a CDS encoding sugar ABC transporter substrate-binding protein; translation: MTDDNSNKRLTRRNALRIAGAAGAASLAGCGGSDGGDGSSGDGSSGDGGDGTSGDGSSGEDSTDSGPQYGTLEVAHWWGEGDGLEAIQSVMDAFKEQHPDVPFDENLIAGGAGDNLQANIRTRVQNGNHPSTWQSWPGNNLLPFTDANLLKDIGDSVWSENSMEDAYLQGVKDAAQPAGNYVTVPLNIHRINNLFYNVEVVEDAGVDPTALETPSDLVDALATVSDAGYTGMAHQTGAPWSSFQMFATVLLGETDAETYSAIFVDGEVDANSDALESAVETTQSYLDYIPSDAGSISWTEANNQVINGEAAFLHQGDWAAGTYITNDLAYGEEWDHVTFPGTDGYYALNMDSFPYPVNNPSPEATTLWCRFVGTAEAQEIFNPKKGSIPPRTDVNTDPFNDFSKDQIADFQNSDAQPPSVAHGLAAPPAVKSSLESAISSLNSGAAPADVVSQISNAY
- a CDS encoding glucose dehydrogenase, producing the protein MKVIGVTRDDDGPQLLERERPSPDPGEALVRTLRVGVDGTDHEVLNGSHGGFPDGADHMVLGHEAVGVVEEPNGTGLEAGQVVAPTVRRKPNGETNEYFRRGEPDMAPDGEYTERGIVGDHGFMAEYFTSPADFLVPVPEAVADYGFLVEPLSITEKANEHAYATREPFDWRPESACVLGNGSLGLLTLWMLEQEYDRTYCVGRRDRPDPTVDIIDEIGSTYVDSRETPVDELPETYEAMDYVYEATGFAPHAFQTVKALDQNGVGVLLGIPEPWEFEVDGGSLHNEIVLHNKCLIGTVNSHVSHFEDAVETLQDLPEWLLDDLVTTVTDPEHVEAAFTDGDDQIKAVVEFDSL
- a CDS encoding oxidoreductase: MTETVRIGIIGLGNIADIHCTNLRQLDQPVSITAGVDVDADARRRFAETYDAAVYEEASAMFGSVDAALVTTPNRYHEQYVVAALEAGLDVLVEKPLAHTLESAERIAAAAKAADGFCMVGFHNRFADPVQTLVGYRDAGDIGDVSHIEANYIRRRGVPGRGSWFTRNDVAGGGSLIDIGAHAIDLSLHVAGHPAVVEVSGDTRAQFGVDEEYAYVEMWGADHGAAEFSVDDSASAFIRCDDGTTISLEVAWAANRPDSQEYYVRGTDAGAKLDLADQSLTLFETADTGRMHHRTTDVETQRSDPQRTEQERFVSAVRNGSPPSVNTVEQALRVQRVMDGIYRSSETGAAVSVSETET
- a CDS encoding sugar ABC transporter ATP-binding protein, translating into MARVQLEHVTKRYDDQGDVVTAVDDMNLDIAHGEFICFVGPSGCGKSTTMETIAGLTIPTEGEIYIGDREVTNLPPKDRGIAMVFQNIALFPHMDVYDNISFGLRLRDYPQDEIDRRVERAADIVQLEGMLNRMPEEMSGGQRQRVAIARAIVREPDVFLMDEPLANLDAKLKVHMRTELQRLHKELDTTIIYVTHDQEEAMTLSDRIAVLDSGQLQQIDPPLTCYNEPDNLFVAGFIGSPSMNFVEGTVTEDALETPNFSLAFNPSSIEGVGVGDDVTLGIRPEDIYPGDLKSEVPDPSGMITARTDILEPMGDEIFAYLLLGDGETSMSQELATNDQLLMSIDPDSDLEEDDEIGVVIDRRNVHLFDSATGEAIVHDLIPYEAESTASSSEVESDD